Genomic window (Alkalilimnicola sp. S0819):
CGCAGCAGCACCGCCCGCGCCGGTGGCATCAAGGCCGGCGGCAATCTCAACATCAAGACCGACGACGATGCCAGCTTCGAGGGCACGCAGCTCGAGGCCGGCAACCAGGCCAGCATCGATGCCGGCGGTGATGTGGAGTTCAAGGCGGCCCGTGACACCCAGTCCTCCAGCTCCAGCAACGCCAACGCGGAACTCTCGCTGAGCGCCGAGCAAGGCGGCGACAAGGGCGCCAGCCTGGAAGGCGGCTACGGCCAGGAGAACAGCGAGAGCAGCAAGGCCCGGGTGGGCAGCATCAAGGCCGGAGCCGGTGGCATTTCGATCTCGGCCGGCGGCGATGCGGACTTCGAGGGCACCAAGCTGAAATCCGATGGCGACACTGCGATCTCGGCCGGTGGCGACGTTCAGCTGCGGGCTGCGGAGGACAGGGAGACCAGCACCGGCTTCTCGGTGGAAGCCAGTCTGGGCACCGAGTCAGGCGATGAGGGCAGCAAGAAGAGCGCCAGCGTCGGCGGCAGCGTCAACCACAGCGACAAGATCGAGTCCACCACCACCGATATCCAGTCGGGGGGCACGGTGACGATCAGCGGCAAGACCGTGGTCGATCAGGAAGCCAAGATCAAGGGCGAGGAAGGCGAGAAGATCAGCGGCAGGGTGATCGAGAAGAAAACCCGTGACCGGGATATCTCCGTGGGCATCGAGGCCAGCGCCTCTGGCGAGAGCGAGTCCAAGAAACCGGAGAAGCCCAAGAGCGGCTCCAAGACCACGGATGACATCCCCAGCAGCAAGCCGTCCAGCAGCGACAGCGAGCGGCCGCGCTCCAAGACCACCGATGACGTGGCCGCCAGCAAGCCGGGCGACAAGCCGCTGAGTCAGTCGGACAAGGACAAGATCAAGCAGGATCTGCTGGGCAGCCAGAAGGAGTTGAACAAGAAGAGTCCGAAGCCGAAATCGACCGCGGCACCCAAGCCGAAGGCCGCACCGAAGGCCGCACCGAAGGGCGAAAGCTGAGGCCCCAGGGGCGGGGGCCCCGTGCCCCCGCCCGCTACACGAGCAGGCCCGGCTAAGCGCTCAGCACCGTCAGGTAAACGCCGCCGCCGGCGGCCTGGTTCACCTGCACCAGCCAGGGCTCGGCGGCCTCATCCGCCAGGTAGTCGGTCAGATTCCCGGCCACCGCGGTGGGGCAGTGCGGGCGCGCCGGCAAGGCCCATTCCACGGCCCCCGGCACGGCCTCGCGCCAGCCGGCGGCCGCATCACGGGCGGCTTCCGAGGCCAGCACCAGCCGCACCGCGCCCGCCATTCGCAGCCCGGCCAAGGCCGCGCGCGCTTTCTCGGGGTGCGCGAAATATGCCACCCACTCCAACCGCGGCCCCTCGGTGAGGGTGTCGTCCAGCAGGAACCAGTGGCTGCACTCGCCCAGCGCCGCCTCGGGCGGGACCCGCAGACGCCGACGCTGCGCAGCCAGCGGCCACACGCCCTCTTCCACCGCGCCCACCAGCGCCTGGGGCGGTCGTCCGTGATCCTTCAAGGCGGTCTCCAGCGCCACCTCCACGGGAAAGTCCCGCCGCGAGATGGTCAGATTCGGCCCCAGCAGGCCCAGGCTCTGGGCAATGCCGAAACCGGCCAGGGAGCCGGAGACATTGATGAAGGGAAAGGGCATGGGCGCCTCGCCCCGCTGCACCGCTTCCAGCATGGTCACGGTGTCGGCGCTGCTGCCCAGCGCCGTGCCCAGGTACACGCCGCAGTCGGGCTCGGGGCGCACCGCAAGGGCGCTGGCCCCCAGCAGCGCCAGCTGACTGAAGCGGGAGCTGCGCCGGGGTGCTTTCAGGCCAGCCTCGCGCAGGGCGGCACGGGTATCCCGGGGGGTGTCGTCCAGCGGCCATTCCAGGGCGGCGAAGCTGCGAATCCCCAGGCTCATGCCAGATACCTCACCACCAGCGCGGTGTTGTTGCCGCCGAAACCGAAGTAATCCAGCAAATACGCCCCCGCGCCCACGGGCTGTTCCTTGGTGAGCGGCGCGAGCCCCAGTTCCGGGTCGATGTGCTGGAAGCCCGCCGCCGGGGGCAGCACGCCCGCCTGCAGGCAGCCATGCAGGGCGATCAATTCGAGTGTGCCGCAGGCGCCCAGGGTGTGGCCCAGGCAGGGCTTGAAGGAGCTGAACGGCGGTGGGTCGTCGCCGAAGACCTGGCGCAGGGCCAGGCCCTCGGCGCGGTCATTGCTGGGGGTGCTGGTGCCGTGGGCCTTGATGGCGGCAATGGCGGCGGGCTCGCAATCGGCGCTGGCCAGCGCCCGGCGGATCACCTCGGCGATGGCCCCGGGCTCGGAATTGGTGGAGCTGGAGGTATCGCACAGATTGGCCCCGCCCGAGAGCAGCAGATCCCCGGCTCGCGCTTCGCCGGCCTCCAGCAGCACCGCCCCCACGCCTTCCCCCAGCACCAGTCCGTTCCGGTCCCGGTCGAAGGGGCGCGCGCCGTCGGCGGAGGCCAGCATCAGTGCCTCGAAGCCCCGGGCGGAGAGCTTGTTGTAGGCCTCCACCCCCACCACCAGGGCACGCTCCAGCTCGCCGGCGGCGATGCGTTGGGCGGCCTGCAGCAGGGCGTTGGCGGCCGATGAGCAGGCGGTGCAGTAGGTGTAACGAGGGCCGGCGAAACCGAAGCGGGTCGCCAGATGTTCGGCCAGGTTGCCATAGCCGGGCTTGTCCAGCGCCAGCGCGGTGTCGGCATCCCGGGCACACGCCTCGGCGTAGCGGGCCTCGGCGTCAGGGATGTCCAGCGAGGAGGTGCCCAGAAACAGCGCCAGATCGGCCTGATCCGCGTCGGTCACGCCGGCCTCGGCCAGGGCATCCGCCACGGCGGCATCGAGCAGGCGCCAGAGTCGCTCGGGCTGTTCCAGGGGGGCGGCGGGGTGATACAGGCTGTGGCTGTCGGGCAGGGCCAGCGGTGCGGGACGGGCGGCGCGCAGACCCTCCACCTGGGCGGCCACTCCCCGGCCCAGCGCGCTGACCACGCCGCGCCCGGCCACCCGCACGCTGCGCTGGAGGCTGGCGCTATCGTTCATGGCTTATTCCGGCTGGAGGAAATCGGCGAGGCTGTTGACGGATGCGAGGATGCGGCGCATTTCCTTGGGGTCGGAAATGCGATAGCCGTATTCCTTCTGTACCGCCATGGAGATCTGCAACCCGTCCAGGGAATCCAGCTCCAGCACGGCATCCTCACCGAACAGGGGGGCATCGTCGGGGATTTCGTCGGGTGT
Coding sequences:
- a CDS encoding phosphopantetheine-binding protein — translated: MKGSRDDALKRRLKEMIIAECDKDVTPDEIPDDAPLFGEDAVLELDSLDGLQISMAVQKEYGYRISDPKEMRRILASVNSLADFLQPE
- a CDS encoding beta-ketoacyl synthase N-terminal-like domain-containing protein, producing the protein MNDSASLQRSVRVAGRGVVSALGRGVAAQVEGLRAARPAPLALPDSHSLYHPAAPLEQPERLWRLLDAAVADALAEAGVTDADQADLALFLGTSSLDIPDAEARYAEACARDADTALALDKPGYGNLAEHLATRFGFAGPRYTYCTACSSAANALLQAAQRIAAGELERALVVGVEAYNKLSARGFEALMLASADGARPFDRDRNGLVLGEGVGAVLLEAGEARAGDLLLSGGANLCDTSSSTNSEPGAIAEVIRRALASADCEPAAIAAIKAHGTSTPSNDRAEGLALRQVFGDDPPPFSSFKPCLGHTLGACGTLELIALHGCLQAGVLPPAAGFQHIDPELGLAPLTKEQPVGAGAYLLDYFGFGGNNTALVVRYLA